One region of Microbacterium sp. M28 genomic DNA includes:
- a CDS encoding ABC transporter ATP-binding protein: protein MTTAAIQVRGIRKSFKDLEVLRGVDFDVARGSIFALLGSNGAGKTTVVRILSTLLKSDAGTASVHGFDVASAPNEVRESISLTGQFAAVDEVLTGRENLVLIAKLRHLKNAGAIADDMLARFSLTDAGGRKAGEYSGGMRRRLDIAMSLVGNPPIIFLDEPTTGLDPQSRIEVWDTVRQLAKNGTTVLLTTQYLDEAEQLADRIAILHRGTIIQNGTLDELKRLLPAAKVEYIEKQPTLEEVFLALVGEDANTEGTAS from the coding sequence ATGACCACCGCAGCCATCCAGGTCCGCGGCATCCGCAAGTCCTTCAAGGATCTCGAGGTGCTCCGCGGCGTCGACTTCGACGTCGCGCGGGGCAGCATCTTCGCCCTGCTGGGCTCGAACGGAGCCGGCAAGACGACAGTGGTCCGCATCCTGTCGACGCTGCTGAAGTCGGATGCCGGCACGGCATCCGTCCACGGCTTCGACGTCGCGTCGGCACCGAACGAGGTGCGGGAGTCGATCAGCCTGACCGGGCAGTTCGCCGCGGTCGACGAGGTGCTCACCGGACGGGAGAACCTCGTGCTGATCGCGAAGCTCCGCCACCTGAAGAACGCGGGAGCCATCGCGGACGACATGCTCGCCCGCTTCTCGCTGACGGATGCCGGTGGGCGCAAGGCGGGGGAGTACTCCGGCGGCATGCGCCGTCGGCTCGACATCGCCATGAGCCTCGTGGGCAACCCGCCGATCATCTTCCTCGACGAGCCGACCACGGGTCTTGACCCGCAGTCGCGCATCGAGGTGTGGGACACGGTCCGTCAGCTCGCGAAGAACGGCACGACGGTTCTGCTCACCACCCAGTACCTCGACGAGGCCGAGCAGCTCGCCGACCGCATCGCCATCCTCCACCGGGGGACCATCATCCAGAACGGCACTCTCGACGAACTCAAGCGCCTGCTTCCCGCAGCGAAGGTCGAGTACATCGAGAAGCAGCCCACGCTCGAAGAGGTCTTCCTCGCCCTCGTCGGCGAGGACGCCAACACGGAAGGGACCGCATCATGA
- a CDS encoding ABC transporter ATP-binding protein, whose amino-acid sequence MRTSAPLLRVRDLSLTHVGAAHASPQDLSFDLAPGEVVLVLGPSGSGKSTLALALNGLIPQSVPADATGSVEVNGRSTASTPVAELSTDVAMVFQDPDAQLVTGTLLDEVAFALENLLLPVPEVLSRAGAALRRVGLWSRRDWNPDRLSGGGRQRLAIACALAMGSELIVLDEPTANLDPQGIDDVYDALGDLVSERDRAVVLVEHNLDAAMRFATRVLVLDRDGRLAFDGPVQEILREHTDELVAMGVWLPAAALAGRMLRARGILLEEVPLPLTPEELARALGDGALPRPSNEGTGARSTNEERDARSTNEERAGESALIRARGLTVRRGRAEILHGVDLDIPAGSLTAIVGANGAGKTTLIQALAGVVPPPRRQVDVDGLDPATASPRELAGRIGFVFQNPEHQFIAHTVFDELAHGLRLQRADEAEISARVGEMLERFGLERKADVHPFLLSGGEKRRLSVGTALITRPRVLALDEPTFGQDRARAAELLGLLAELRDRGTTIVIVTHDLQLVADRTTHTVILADGRVHAAGRTADLFAADGVFESAGLRLPALHRALPAHLRRLVAEGVR is encoded by the coding sequence GTGCGCACATCCGCACCCCTGCTTCGCGTGCGTGACCTCTCGCTCACCCACGTCGGTGCCGCGCACGCCTCGCCGCAGGATCTCTCGTTCGACCTCGCGCCGGGTGAGGTCGTTCTGGTCCTCGGGCCGAGCGGATCGGGGAAGTCGACCCTCGCGCTCGCGCTGAACGGCCTCATCCCGCAATCGGTCCCGGCCGACGCCACCGGCTCCGTCGAGGTGAACGGCCGCAGCACGGCGAGCACCCCGGTGGCCGAGCTCAGCACGGACGTCGCCATGGTGTTCCAGGACCCGGATGCCCAACTCGTCACCGGAACCCTGCTCGACGAGGTGGCCTTCGCTCTGGAGAACCTGCTGCTGCCGGTGCCCGAGGTCCTCTCGCGGGCAGGGGCCGCGCTGCGCCGCGTCGGCCTGTGGAGTCGCCGCGACTGGAACCCCGATCGGCTCTCGGGCGGCGGACGCCAACGGCTCGCGATCGCGTGCGCGCTCGCGATGGGATCCGAGCTGATCGTGCTCGACGAACCGACCGCGAACCTCGACCCCCAGGGGATCGACGACGTGTACGACGCGCTCGGCGACCTCGTCTCGGAGCGCGACCGCGCCGTCGTGCTGGTCGAGCACAATCTGGACGCCGCGATGCGCTTCGCGACCCGCGTGCTCGTCCTGGACCGCGACGGCCGACTGGCCTTCGACGGCCCGGTCCAGGAGATCCTGCGCGAGCACACGGACGAGCTGGTCGCGATGGGCGTCTGGCTCCCGGCCGCGGCGTTGGCGGGGCGGATGCTGCGGGCACGCGGCATCCTGCTCGAGGAGGTGCCCCTGCCGCTGACCCCGGAGGAGCTCGCCCGTGCGCTGGGCGACGGCGCCCTCCCTCGCCCGTCGAACGAGGGAACGGGTGCTCGCTCAACGAACGAGGAGCGGGACGCTCGCTCAACGAACGAGGAGCGGGCGGGCGAGAGCGCGCTCATCCGGGCGCGCGGGCTCACGGTCCGGCGCGGGAGAGCCGAGATCCTGCACGGCGTCGACCTCGACATCCCGGCTGGCTCGCTCACCGCGATCGTGGGCGCGAACGGGGCGGGCAAGACCACGCTCATCCAGGCTCTGGCGGGAGTCGTTCCTCCCCCGAGACGGCAGGTCGACGTCGACGGGCTCGACCCGGCGACGGCATCCCCCCGTGAGCTCGCCGGACGCATCGGCTTCGTGTTCCAGAACCCCGAGCACCAGTTCATCGCGCACACCGTTTTCGACGAACTCGCGCACGGGCTCCGCCTGCAGCGTGCCGACGAAGCCGAGATCTCCGCACGGGTCGGCGAGATGCTCGAACGCTTCGGCCTCGAGCGCAAGGCGGATGTGCATCCGTTCCTGCTCTCCGGCGGCGAGAAGCGACGCCTTTCCGTCGGGACCGCGCTCATCACGCGTCCGCGCGTGCTCGCCCTCGATGAGCCGACGTTCGGCCAGGACAGAGCCCGGGCTGCCGAGCTGCTGGGCCTGCTCGCCGAGCTCCGCGACCGCGGGACCACGATCGTCATCGTGACGCACGATCTGCAGCTCGTCGCCGATCGCACCACGCACACCGTGATCCTCGCCGACGGCCGCGTGCACGCCGCCGGACGAACGGCGGACCTGTTCGCGGCCGACGGCGTCTTCGAGTCCGCCGGCCTGCGGCTGCCCGCACTGCACCGAGCGCTACCGGCGCACCTGCGGCGCCTCGTCGCCGAGGGTGTCCGATGA
- a CDS encoding ABC transporter permease has product MTSHALADTGVLTGRSLRHILRSPDTIITTAVTPVALMLLFTYVFGGAINTGTDESYINYMLPGILLITVASGIAYTAYRLFLDMQGGIFERFQSMPIGRSSVLWAHVFTSLVSNIVSIAIVIGVALLMGFRTGASFGAWLAVAGILILFTLALTWVAVIAGLSAKTVDGASAFSYPLIFLPFISSAFVPTDTMPGPVAWFAENQPVTSIVNTIRALFAEQPVGSDIWVALAWLVGILVVAYFGAIAVYRKKLR; this is encoded by the coding sequence ATGACCTCGCACGCTCTCGCAGACACCGGTGTGCTCACCGGTCGCTCGCTGCGGCACATCCTGCGCAGCCCGGACACCATCATCACGACGGCGGTCACGCCCGTCGCCCTGATGCTGTTGTTCACGTACGTCTTCGGCGGTGCCATCAACACCGGCACCGACGAGTCCTACATCAACTACATGCTCCCCGGCATCCTGCTGATCACGGTCGCATCCGGCATCGCCTACACGGCGTACCGGCTGTTCCTCGACATGCAGGGCGGCATCTTCGAGCGGTTCCAGTCGATGCCGATCGGGCGGTCCAGCGTGCTCTGGGCGCACGTGTTCACGTCCCTGGTGTCGAACATCGTCTCGATCGCCATCGTCATCGGCGTCGCGCTGCTGATGGGCTTCCGCACCGGCGCCTCGTTCGGGGCGTGGCTGGCCGTCGCAGGCATCCTCATCCTGTTCACCCTGGCACTGACCTGGGTCGCCGTGATCGCCGGACTGTCGGCGAAGACCGTGGACGGGGCGAGCGCGTTCAGCTACCCGCTGATCTTCCTGCCGTTCATCAGTTCGGCGTTCGTGCCGACGGACACGATGCCGGGACCGGTGGCCTGGTTCGCGGAGAACCAGCCGGTCACCTCGATCGTGAACACGATCCGCGCGCTGTTCGCCGAACAGCCGGTCGGATCCGACATCTGGGTCGCGCTGGCCTGGCTCGTGGGCATCCTGGTCGTCGCCTACTTCGGCGCCATCGCGGTCTACCGCAAGAAGCTGCGCTGA
- a CDS encoding M15 family metallopeptidase — MSEAMAPRHAAPRPRTLAFALPIGVAVTALGSLWALADVPALEVVEQPAPAVAMQLPPVDVEATVAADPCADAAVQTAIAAGDDSGTIAAFGGGEAFRASVAAGNAPCISLSDPDRIWVVVNKARPLAPEFTPTGLVSTRLQTTTTAGSLRAEPAGAINALAAGLADAGAGVLGANNAYRSYGMQENTYSRHVSATGQQAAEEVSARPGYSEHQTGLALDVVSCSSGCGGIRAFGGTAESAWVNAHAWEYGYIVRYAEGETPITGYAPEPWHLRYIGPELAAAYHAGGYTTLEEFFGLPAAPDYPG; from the coding sequence GTGAGCGAGGCGATGGCACCCCGACATGCCGCGCCGCGACCCCGGACCCTGGCCTTCGCGCTGCCCATCGGTGTTGCGGTGACGGCGCTCGGTTCGCTGTGGGCGCTCGCCGACGTGCCTGCGCTCGAGGTGGTCGAGCAGCCCGCACCAGCCGTGGCCATGCAGCTTCCGCCTGTGGACGTGGAGGCGACGGTCGCCGCAGACCCGTGCGCGGATGCCGCAGTGCAGACAGCCATCGCCGCCGGCGACGACTCGGGAACGATCGCGGCCTTCGGGGGCGGTGAGGCCTTCCGTGCGTCCGTCGCCGCGGGGAATGCTCCGTGCATCTCTCTCAGCGATCCCGATCGGATCTGGGTCGTGGTCAACAAGGCGCGTCCGCTCGCGCCCGAGTTCACGCCCACCGGGCTCGTCTCCACACGGCTGCAGACCACGACGACAGCAGGCTCGTTGCGTGCGGAGCCGGCGGGGGCGATCAACGCGCTCGCAGCGGGGCTGGCGGATGCCGGTGCCGGCGTGCTGGGTGCGAACAACGCCTATCGTTCCTACGGCATGCAGGAGAACACCTACTCGCGGCACGTGAGCGCGACAGGTCAGCAGGCGGCCGAGGAGGTGTCGGCCAGGCCGGGCTACAGCGAGCACCAGACCGGACTCGCACTCGACGTCGTGTCGTGCAGCAGCGGGTGCGGCGGCATCCGCGCCTTCGGCGGGACGGCAGAGAGCGCGTGGGTGAACGCGCACGCGTGGGAGTACGGCTACATCGTCCGGTACGCCGAGGGCGAGACGCCGATCACCGGCTACGCCCCGGAGCCGTGGCACCTGCGCTACATCGGCCCCGAGCTCGCCGCCGCGTATCACGCGGGTGGCTACACCACGCTCGAGGAGTTCTTCGGTCTCCCCGCCGCGCCCGACTACCCTGGCTGA
- a CDS encoding ECF transporter S component, translated as MSAGNAVPPVAKRRFPTALLLTCAALGVAGGLLLAPANWLSTLLSGPAPFASMALSGLWILPSVIALRLLQRPFVGLLVGLIAGLVLVPFSGYGFSAVLTNVMWALPAELPFLLVLYRYWGTWMHYIGALIIGVAYPVSAWAWFNLGAMTVWAQIAFFAITIVSCVAATALGILIADRLRAAGVGRRR; from the coding sequence ATGAGCGCGGGGAACGCGGTTCCTCCCGTCGCCAAGAGGAGATTCCCGACAGCGCTGCTGCTCACGTGCGCGGCGCTGGGTGTGGCGGGCGGGCTTCTGCTCGCCCCCGCGAACTGGTTGTCGACGCTGCTCAGCGGACCGGCGCCGTTCGCGAGCATGGCGCTCTCGGGCCTGTGGATCCTGCCCTCGGTCATCGCGTTGCGCCTGCTGCAGCGTCCGTTCGTCGGCCTGCTGGTGGGGCTGATCGCGGGTCTCGTGCTCGTCCCGTTCTCGGGCTACGGGTTCTCCGCGGTGCTGACGAACGTGATGTGGGCGCTTCCGGCCGAGCTGCCGTTCCTGCTGGTGCTGTACCGGTACTGGGGAACGTGGATGCACTACATCGGCGCCCTGATCATCGGCGTGGCGTATCCGGTGTCCGCGTGGGCCTGGTTCAACCTCGGGGCGATGACGGTCTGGGCGCAGATCGCGTTCTTCGCCATCACGATCGTGAGCTGCGTCGCCGCGACCGCCCTCGGCATCCTGATCGCCGACCGGCTGAGGGCCGCCGGCGTGGGCCGGCGGCGCTGA
- a CDS encoding intein-containing Rv2578c family radical SAM protein: MRWQGQRIDDADESALPGLENRSGIMRSVTTPEFAGMTFHEVLAKSALNKVPGPSRMPFSWTINPYRGCSHACVYCLSPDTLILCADGRQRPLSQLEIGDEIIGTVVQGAYRRYVRTVVKAKWTTMKPAYRVDLADGTEIIASGDHRFLTDRGWKHVTDAESGQRPHLTTNNRLLGFGNGSALSIDHPGPDYRDGYLAGMIRGDGMIFHGIYPSAERVREVHRFRLALIDEEALGRTQAFLSEAGAPTYSRPFAAQTATRSAATAIHTAVRRDVSTIEKVIEVPECPSLDWHAGFLGGIFDAEGSCSQGVLRISNKDEKIVDLITAALDALAIPHVVEAARASGVRSVRTIGGLPVRRRFFELTRPAITRKLSIEGTAVKTSSDLRVVSISPLPGERELVDITTGTGDFIANGVISHNCFARGTHQYLDLDGGADFDTQIVVKTNVVEVLERELRRGSWQHETVALGTNTDPYQRAEGRYRLMPGIIRALADSGTPMSILTKGTLIRRDIPQLVEASDHVPIDVQMSIAMYDDDLQKTIEPGTPTTQARLDTVRALTDAGFRVTVFLMPIMPHMTDSVAAIDSALARIKAAGAARVIYGALHLRPGVKPWFLQWLDEHRPDLVASYRGLYPGVSAEAPKGYRQWLAKRVRPLIRMHRLDGRDEDDLFVESPRGMRTLPPRPAAAAPASAPPAQPMLF, encoded by the coding sequence ATGCGCTGGCAGGGACAGAGAATCGACGACGCGGATGAATCCGCGCTGCCGGGACTGGAGAACCGCAGCGGGATCATGCGGTCCGTGACGACTCCCGAGTTCGCCGGGATGACGTTCCACGAGGTGCTCGCCAAGTCCGCGCTGAACAAGGTCCCCGGCCCGTCGCGGATGCCCTTCTCCTGGACGATCAATCCGTACCGTGGCTGCAGTCATGCGTGCGTGTACTGCCTTTCTCCCGACACCCTGATCCTGTGCGCCGATGGACGACAACGGCCGCTTTCACAACTCGAGATCGGTGACGAGATCATCGGAACCGTCGTGCAGGGCGCCTACCGCCGCTACGTCCGCACGGTGGTGAAGGCGAAGTGGACGACGATGAAGCCCGCCTACCGGGTTGATCTGGCCGATGGCACCGAGATCATCGCGAGCGGTGATCATCGATTCCTCACCGATCGGGGCTGGAAACATGTGACGGATGCGGAATCGGGGCAGCGCCCGCACCTCACCACGAACAACCGGCTGCTCGGCTTCGGCAATGGCTCCGCCCTCTCGATCGATCATCCTGGTCCCGACTATCGCGACGGATACCTCGCCGGCATGATCCGAGGCGACGGAATGATCTTCCACGGCATCTATCCGAGTGCCGAACGCGTCCGCGAGGTCCACAGGTTCCGACTGGCACTGATCGACGAGGAGGCGCTCGGCCGAACGCAAGCGTTCCTTTCCGAGGCGGGCGCGCCGACCTACTCGCGTCCGTTCGCTGCACAGACGGCGACGCGCAGCGCGGCGACGGCGATCCACACCGCAGTGCGCCGCGATGTAAGCACGATCGAGAAGGTGATCGAGGTTCCCGAATGTCCGAGCCTCGACTGGCATGCCGGGTTTCTCGGCGGCATCTTCGATGCCGAGGGCAGTTGCTCCCAAGGGGTCCTGCGGATCTCCAACAAGGACGAGAAGATCGTCGATCTCATCACTGCCGCCCTCGATGCCCTCGCCATTCCGCACGTCGTCGAAGCCGCCCGTGCCAGCGGAGTGCGCAGCGTCAGGACCATCGGCGGGCTTCCGGTTCGTCGGCGCTTCTTCGAGCTCACTCGTCCCGCGATCACGCGGAAGCTGTCGATCGAGGGCACGGCGGTGAAAACATCCTCTGATCTGCGGGTCGTGAGCATCAGCCCGCTTCCCGGTGAACGTGAGCTCGTCGACATCACTACCGGCACCGGCGACTTCATCGCCAACGGAGTGATCAGCCACAACTGCTTCGCCCGTGGAACGCACCAGTATCTCGACCTCGATGGCGGCGCGGACTTCGATACCCAGATCGTCGTGAAGACCAACGTCGTCGAGGTGCTGGAGCGCGAGCTGCGCCGCGGCAGCTGGCAGCACGAGACCGTCGCGCTCGGCACGAACACGGATCCCTACCAGCGCGCCGAGGGCCGCTACCGGTTGATGCCGGGAATCATCCGGGCACTCGCGGACTCCGGGACGCCGATGTCCATCCTCACCAAGGGCACGCTGATCCGACGCGACATCCCGCAGCTCGTCGAGGCGTCCGATCATGTACCGATCGACGTGCAGATGTCGATCGCGATGTACGACGACGATCTGCAGAAGACGATCGAACCGGGGACGCCGACGACTCAGGCGCGCCTGGACACGGTGCGGGCGCTCACGGATGCCGGATTCCGCGTGACCGTCTTCCTGATGCCGATCATGCCGCACATGACCGACTCGGTGGCGGCGATCGACAGCGCCCTCGCGCGCATCAAGGCGGCCGGGGCCGCGCGCGTCATCTACGGCGCCCTTCATCTTCGCCCCGGCGTGAAGCCCTGGTTCCTGCAGTGGCTCGACGAGCATCGTCCCGACCTGGTCGCGTCGTACCGCGGGCTCTACCCCGGGGTCTCCGCCGAGGCGCCGAAGGGCTATCGGCAATGGCTCGCGAAACGGGTCCGTCCGCTGATCCGGATGCATCGGCTCGACGGACGCGACGAGGACGACCTGTTCGTGGAGAGCCCCCGCGGCATGCGGACACTGCCGCCACGGCCGGCGGCGGCTGCCCCGGCATCCGCTCCTCCGGCACAGCCGATGTTGTTCTGA
- a CDS encoding DUF1048 domain-containing protein encodes MAAKWIETITGSLEQKKQYKEDKARMEALPEPYRTAASAMHRYFMYYGGITNGDTITQMFTDLVDLWERAAVDGTPVQDIIGDDPVDFTETFAKSYQGKEWIDKERARLTKAFDEAIGKANRS; translated from the coding sequence ATGGCAGCCAAGTGGATCGAAACGATCACCGGATCGCTCGAGCAGAAGAAGCAGTACAAGGAGGACAAGGCCCGCATGGAGGCTCTCCCCGAGCCCTATCGCACAGCGGCCAGCGCGATGCACCGGTACTTCATGTACTACGGCGGCATCACCAACGGCGACACCATCACCCAGATGTTCACGGATCTCGTCGACCTCTGGGAGCGCGCCGCCGTCGACGGCACCCCGGTGCAGGACATCATCGGCGACGACCCGGTGGACTTCACCGAGACCTTCGCCAAGTCCTACCAGGGCAAGGAATGGATCGACAAGGAGCGCGCGCGTCTGACCAAGGCGTTCGACGAAGCCATCGGAAAGGCGAACCGCTCATGA
- a CDS encoding energy-coupling factor transporter transmembrane component T family protein: MTITAPTRTVDPYAATTPASARHFLHRLNPLSKVAGALPAMLLLVFVRDLATPAAFLILGYALILTGARLTRRSVLLLFAAVPLGLLAIGVGFSLWVDPGLVDATAPVLRIGDWILYTGALEIGFATALRLGSILALALIGGLTTTGPDLVRASIQQLHVPYRIGYTALAAYRFVPRFGHELAVIRAAHRVRGHHGGRGPFARIARGWGYIVPLLAGAIRHAERVALAMDSRAFGAHPTRTERHIVPFRVRDTIFIIAFIAASAAIFAVTFPWQLN; this comes from the coding sequence ATGACGATCACCGCCCCCACGCGCACGGTCGATCCGTACGCGGCGACGACCCCGGCATCCGCTCGGCACTTCCTGCACCGTCTGAATCCGCTTTCCAAGGTCGCGGGCGCGCTGCCGGCGATGCTGCTGCTCGTGTTCGTCCGCGATCTGGCGACGCCTGCGGCCTTCCTGATCCTCGGCTACGCCCTCATCCTCACCGGCGCCCGCCTGACCCGCCGCAGCGTCCTGCTGCTGTTCGCCGCCGTCCCGCTGGGGCTGCTCGCGATCGGCGTGGGGTTCTCCCTCTGGGTGGATCCGGGACTGGTCGACGCGACGGCACCCGTGCTGCGGATCGGCGACTGGATCCTGTACACCGGAGCGCTGGAGATCGGCTTCGCGACGGCGCTTCGGCTCGGAAGCATCCTCGCGCTCGCGCTGATCGGCGGCCTCACGACGACCGGCCCCGATCTCGTGCGCGCGAGCATCCAGCAGCTGCACGTCCCCTACCGGATCGGGTACACGGCGCTGGCCGCCTACCGGTTCGTCCCGCGGTTCGGGCACGAGCTGGCCGTCATCCGCGCGGCGCATCGCGTGCGCGGGCACCACGGCGGTCGCGGGCCCTTCGCCCGCATCGCACGCGGCTGGGGATACATCGTCCCGCTGCTCGCCGGAGCGATCCGGCACGCCGAGCGCGTTGCCCTCGCGATGGACTCGCGCGCGTTCGGCGCGCATCCGACCCGCACCGAGCGGCACATCGTGCCGTTCCGCGTGCGCGACACGATCTTCATCATCGCGTTCATCGCGGCATCCGCTGCGATCTTCGCCGTGACCTTTCCCTGGCAGCTGAACTGA
- a CDS encoding siderophore-interacting protein has protein sequence MAYSKMVKPASAELTHLTVLRSERLAPHWIRVTFGGGEIDRFQPMGYDQWFRLFLPIGGEAGLERVPAKANKTLGYLKFLRIPDGERPVMRNYTVRAFRPATGESDAELDVDFVLHGSAADGTAGPASRWAETCRPGEHVLIIDEGLAFNPQRGTDRVVLVGDETALPAIAGISASLPASATGTAIIEVPSEEDALEFPHPAGLDVVWIVRPHDALPGALALARLRDTDLPEVPFHAYGAGEQALASGVRKQLVSERGVDKNQVSFCGYWKVGAASPASKAARETAAEPLV, from the coding sequence ATGGCCTACTCCAAGATGGTCAAGCCCGCGTCCGCGGAGCTCACGCACCTGACCGTGCTGCGCAGCGAACGACTCGCCCCGCACTGGATCCGCGTGACGTTCGGCGGCGGCGAGATCGACCGATTCCAGCCGATGGGCTACGACCAATGGTTCCGGCTGTTCCTGCCGATCGGCGGCGAAGCAGGTCTCGAGCGCGTCCCCGCGAAGGCCAACAAGACGCTGGGGTACCTGAAGTTCCTCCGCATCCCGGACGGCGAGCGCCCCGTGATGCGCAACTACACCGTCCGCGCCTTCCGCCCCGCGACGGGCGAGTCGGATGCCGAGCTCGACGTCGACTTCGTGCTGCACGGCTCGGCGGCTGATGGCACGGCCGGACCCGCCTCGCGCTGGGCGGAGACCTGCCGGCCGGGCGAGCACGTGCTGATCATCGATGAGGGCCTCGCCTTCAACCCGCAGCGCGGAACCGACCGCGTGGTGCTCGTCGGCGACGAGACCGCGCTGCCCGCGATCGCCGGTATCAGCGCCTCGCTGCCGGCTTCGGCGACCGGCACGGCGATCATCGAGGTGCCGTCGGAGGAGGACGCGCTCGAGTTCCCGCATCCGGCTGGTCTCGATGTGGTGTGGATCGTGCGTCCGCACGACGCGCTTCCCGGCGCGCTCGCCCTCGCACGGCTGCGCGACACCGACCTCCCCGAGGTGCCGTTCCACGCGTACGGTGCCGGAGAGCAGGCGCTCGCGTCGGGTGTGCGCAAGCAGCTCGTGTCCGAGCGCGGGGTCGACAAGAACCAGGTGAGCTTCTGCGGGTACTGGAAAGTCGGAGCCGCGTCCCCGGCATCCAAGGCCGCCCGCGAGACCGCCGCGGAGCCGCTGGTATGA
- a CDS encoding PadR family transcriptional regulator: protein MANQMTEMLKGSLEGIVLAILAEQAAYGYEITARLRDQGFADIAEGTVYALLVRIEQKGLVDVEKVPSEKGPPRKVYSINAQGREQLAEFWRTWSFLAERIDQLRHTDISNSSTDKGV, encoded by the coding sequence ATGGCAAACCAGATGACCGAGATGCTCAAGGGCTCGCTCGAGGGCATCGTGCTCGCGATCCTGGCCGAGCAGGCCGCGTACGGATACGAGATCACGGCGCGGTTGCGGGACCAGGGATTCGCGGACATCGCGGAGGGCACCGTCTACGCGCTGCTCGTCCGCATCGAACAGAAGGGCCTGGTGGACGTGGAGAAGGTCCCGTCCGAGAAGGGCCCGCCGCGCAAGGTGTACTCGATCAACGCGCAGGGTCGAGAGCAGCTCGCCGAGTTCTGGAGGACATGGAGCTTCCTCGCAGAGCGCATCGACCAGCTCCGCCACACGGACATCAGCAACAGCAGTACTGACAAGGGAGTTTGA
- a CDS encoding acyl-CoA dehydrogenase family protein has product MERDIYDEDHEAFRDLVKDFVKRHVSNEAIERWDAAGEIDRPTMLAAGEAGLIGLSVPEEFGGAGMLQDYRFRTIVMEEVIAAGAGSLAGAFGIQDDLAVPYLVHMGTQEQKEKWLPRMATGEVLGALAMTDPGAGSDLRGIKTNAKKVDGGYILNGAKTFISSGTTADVVVTFVKTGEGNRPDAFSLLLVEKGMEGFDQGKKLSKMGFHGWDTAELSFTDVFVPDENLISGKEGQGFIQLMLNLPLERLSIGVAAAAAAQAALDWTVAYTKDREAFGERVADFQNTRFRLADMAATTDAMWAYIDRALLAYKNGTLTAEDAAKVKFWATEREWEVLDSGVQLHGGYGYIMEYSIARAFTDARVHRIYGGTNEIMRDLVGRQIVGKR; this is encoded by the coding sequence ATGGAACGCGACATCTACGACGAGGACCACGAGGCATTCCGCGATCTCGTGAAGGACTTCGTGAAGCGGCACGTCTCGAATGAGGCCATCGAGCGGTGGGATGCCGCGGGTGAGATCGACCGCCCCACCATGCTCGCCGCCGGTGAAGCAGGCCTCATCGGGCTGTCCGTCCCCGAGGAGTTCGGCGGCGCGGGGATGCTGCAGGACTACCGGTTCCGCACGATCGTGATGGAAGAGGTCATCGCGGCCGGTGCCGGATCCCTCGCCGGCGCCTTCGGCATCCAGGACGACCTGGCCGTGCCGTACCTCGTGCACATGGGCACGCAGGAGCAGAAGGAGAAGTGGCTGCCGCGGATGGCCACGGGTGAGGTGCTCGGCGCGCTCGCCATGACCGACCCCGGTGCCGGCAGCGACCTGCGCGGCATCAAGACCAACGCGAAGAAGGTCGACGGCGGGTACATCCTCAACGGCGCGAAGACGTTCATCTCGTCCGGAACGACGGCCGATGTCGTCGTCACGTTCGTCAAGACCGGCGAGGGCAACCGCCCCGACGCGTTCAGCCTGCTCCTGGTGGAGAAGGGCATGGAGGGCTTCGATCAGGGCAAGAAGCTGAGCAAGATGGGCTTCCACGGCTGGGACACGGCAGAGCTCAGCTTCACGGACGTCTTCGTCCCCGACGAGAACCTCATCAGCGGCAAGGAGGGGCAGGGCTTCATCCAGCTGATGCTGAACCTGCCGCTCGAGCGCCTGTCGATCGGTGTCGCCGCGGCCGCAGCCGCGCAGGCCGCCCTCGACTGGACCGTCGCGTACACGAAGGACCGCGAAGCGTTCGGCGAGCGCGTCGCCGACTTCCAGAACACCCGCTTCCGCCTGGCTGATATGGCCGCGACCACGGATGCGATGTGGGCGTACATCGACCGGGCGCTTCTCGCGTACAAGAACGGCACGCTGACGGCCGAGGATGCCGCGAAGGTCAAGTTCTGGGCGACCGAGCGCGAGTGGGAGGTGCTCGACAGCGGTGTCCAGCTGCACGGCGGATACGGCTACATCATGGAGTACTCGATCGCGCGCGCCTTCACCGACGCCCGCGTGCACCGCATCTACGGCGGCACGAACGAGATCATGCGCGACCTGGTCGGTCGCCAGATCGTCGGCAAGCGCTGA